A single window of Methylocella tundrae DNA harbors:
- a CDS encoding adenosylcobinamide-GDP ribazoletransferase, whose translation MRASSSLLIDLLICLRFLTRIPFPALAAETAPQSLSGFSRALRMVPAAGALLGALSAGALVSASALGLPPLLAAPLAIAVLAALSGAMHEDGLADCADGFGGGATRERKLEIMADSRIGAFGAVALALALYIRIAAVASIAAHSLALAVTALIGAAAVSRAAALIPLAVLPPARTKGAGFSAGRPQSSALAVAAALAALFAGAPLIAGADPSKSALAFAACAGAGFAFSDLARRQIGGQTGDVAGATQQISEALFYLIFAATF comes from the coding sequence ATGCGCGCCAGCTCGTCGCTTCTCATCGACCTTCTGATTTGCCTGCGTTTTTTAACGCGCATTCCTTTTCCGGCGCTCGCAGCCGAGACGGCGCCGCAAAGCCTTTCCGGATTCTCCCGCGCCTTGCGCATGGTTCCGGCCGCCGGCGCGCTCCTTGGAGCCCTTTCCGCCGGCGCTCTCGTTTCCGCCTCAGCGCTGGGACTTCCGCCGCTCCTTGCCGCGCCGCTCGCCATCGCCGTACTCGCGGCGCTCAGCGGCGCCATGCATGAAGACGGCCTCGCCGATTGCGCCGATGGATTTGGCGGCGGCGCGACGCGCGAGCGCAAACTCGAAATCATGGCGGATAGTCGGATCGGCGCTTTCGGCGCCGTGGCGCTGGCTCTGGCGCTTTATATTCGCATCGCGGCAGTGGCGTCGATCGCGGCTCACAGCCTTGCCTTAGCGGTGACCGCCTTGATTGGCGCGGCGGCGGTTTCACGCGCGGCGGCGCTGATTCCGCTCGCGGTCCTGCCGCCCGCCCGCACCAAAGGAGCCGGTTTTTCCGCCGGGCGCCCGCAATCCTCCGCCTTGGCTGTCGCCGCGGCTCTCGCCGCCCTCTTCGCAGGCGCCCCGCTCATCGCGGGCGCCGATCCTTCAAAGTCGGCGCTGGCCTTCGCGGCCTGCGCTGGAGCGGGTTTTGCGTTCAGCGATCTCGCGCGGCGGCAGATCGGCGGCCAAACCGGCGACGTCGCCGGCGCCACGCAACAGATCTCCGAAGCCCTGTTCTACCTCATCTTCGCCGCGACCTTTTAG
- a CDS encoding protein-L-isoaspartate O-methyltransferase family protein yields MTPQNEPAPLSDGSAALAQAKAAFLLTMRARGIQDVNVLRALETVPREIFVPHRYQDLARRHLALPLRCGQTLPEPWLSARMIEALSLSNRHRVLEIGAGSGYATALIARIAQHVVSFERFQSLAIEAGARLLRLGVDRASVTWGDGLAIAAEAGPFDRVIVQGALNEPPQSLLAVLATDGVMVMARPDRFEPRRQHVVRVARHGSGGLDVTPICACRLQAILAGASHAL; encoded by the coding sequence TTGACGCCGCAAAACGAGCCAGCGCCGCTCTCTGACGGGTCCGCCGCGCTGGCGCAGGCCAAGGCGGCGTTCCTTCTGACGATGCGCGCGCGCGGCATCCAGGATGTGAATGTGCTCCGCGCTCTCGAAACGGTGCCGCGCGAAATCTTTGTGCCGCATCGCTATCAGGATCTCGCGCGCCGCCATCTCGCGCTTCCGCTGCGCTGCGGTCAGACGCTGCCGGAGCCCTGGCTCTCAGCGCGAATGATCGAGGCGCTTTCCCTTTCAAACCGGCATCGGGTGCTCGAGATCGGCGCGGGTTCTGGCTATGCGACGGCCCTCATCGCGCGGATCGCTCAGCATGTCGTCTCGTTTGAACGATTTCAAAGTCTCGCCATCGAGGCGGGCGCGCGGCTGCTGCGTCTTGGCGTCGATCGGGCGAGCGTGACCTGGGGCGATGGGCTCGCCATCGCAGCCGAGGCGGGGCCCTTCGATCGGGTGATCGTGCAGGGCGCGCTGAATGAGCCGCCACAAAGCCTGCTCGCCGTCCTCGCCACGGACGGCGTCATGGTGATGGCGCGCCCCGACCGGTTCGAGCCGCGGCGTCAGCATGTGGTGCGGGTTGCGCGGCACGGCTCGGGCGGGCTCGATGTGACGCCAATCTGCGCCTGCCGGCTGCAGGCGATCCTGGCCGGAGCTTCGCATGCGCTATAG
- the surE gene encoding 5'/3'-nucleotidase SurE: MRILVTNDDGVHAPGLGVLERIARSLSDDVYVVAPETDQSGVAHSLSLNDPLRLRKISERRYAVKGTPTDCVIMGVRRILDGAPPDIVLSGVNCGQNVAEDVIYSGTVAGAMEGAILGIPSIALSQSFGRRSTRENALWSCAETHAPALIAKILAEGVAPNIVININFPDCPPEDVQGVSVTVQGRRGYLVKIDARADGRGNPYYWIAFDRPFSDPGQGTDVEAMAENRISVTPLRLDLTDTPTLTRYAQALR, translated from the coding sequence ATGCGCATTCTGGTCACCAATGACGATGGCGTTCACGCGCCGGGCCTTGGCGTGCTGGAGCGGATTGCGCGGTCGCTGTCAGATGATGTCTATGTCGTCGCCCCGGAGACAGATCAGTCGGGCGTCGCCCATTCGCTCTCGCTCAACGATCCTTTGCGCCTGCGTAAAATCTCCGAACGCCGTTACGCCGTCAAAGGCACGCCGACCGATTGCGTCATCATGGGCGTGCGCCGCATTCTCGACGGAGCGCCGCCGGACATCGTTCTCTCGGGCGTCAATTGCGGCCAGAACGTCGCCGAGGACGTGATCTATTCGGGCACGGTGGCGGGCGCCATGGAAGGCGCCATCTTGGGCATTCCCTCGATCGCCCTGTCGCAGTCTTTCGGCCGTAGATCAACGCGCGAGAACGCGCTCTGGAGTTGCGCCGAAACCCATGCGCCGGCTCTGATCGCCAAAATTCTCGCCGAGGGCGTCGCCCCGAATATCGTTATCAACATCAATTTTCCTGATTGCCCGCCGGAGGACGTGCAGGGCGTCTCCGTCACGGTTCAGGGGCGGCGCGGATATCTTGTCAAAATCGACGCGCGGGCCGATGGGCGTGGCAATCCCTATTATTGGATCGCCTTCGATCGTCCGTTCTCCGATCCCGGCCAGGGCACCGACGTGGAAGCGATGGCGGAAAATCGTATTTCCGTCACGCCCCTGCGCCTCGACTTGACGGATACGCCGACGCTGACGCGTTATGCGCAGGCTCTGCGCTGA
- a CDS encoding S10 family peptidase has product MIFSFLVAPRRAGTPAALFAALFFSALAAASFAAADEVAPQTPAHHGAAEAPSPAATTPPHPLPPAAVTTHVVDLPGRSLHFKAIAGAIQLSDSQSGEPLADVGYVAYVLDGGDPAKRPITFVVNGGPGAASAWLDLGMMGPWRLNLGEQPTSPSAPPITVDNADTWLDFTDLVFLDPPGTGYSRILSKSETARHHLYSVEGDIEALSVVIRKWLGANKRLESPKFIVGESYGGFRAPKLVRRLQDTEGVGVEGLVLISPVIDFAWFEGTNNPLPFVTHLPSLAAAARGLTVADARQSLADVEAYAAGPYLTDLVRGERDPAALARIVDNVTRITGLDAAFVRRLGGRIDPLSFARERGRDEGKISSRYDSNVSAFDPFPHSASTDYSDAILDADKTPLASAMADITANRLGWPVDARYEILNESVNRQWDWDGKRDKNQSLSDLKQELAIDPRLRVIVMHGLTDQVTPYFASKLLIDQIPPFGDPDRISLKIYDGGHMPYLRDQSRAAMREDARKLIEGK; this is encoded by the coding sequence GTGATTTTCTCTTTTTTAGTCGCGCCTCGGCGTGCGGGGACGCCTGCTGCGCTCTTCGCGGCCCTTTTTTTCAGCGCCCTCGCCGCCGCCTCCTTCGCCGCGGCCGATGAGGTTGCGCCGCAAACCCCGGCGCATCATGGCGCCGCGGAGGCGCCTTCTCCCGCCGCCACCACGCCGCCCCATCCCCTGCCCCCGGCCGCCGTCACCACTCATGTCGTCGACCTGCCGGGCCGCAGCCTGCATTTCAAAGCCATCGCCGGCGCCATTCAGCTCAGTGATTCCCAGAGCGGCGAGCCGCTCGCCGACGTCGGCTACGTCGCTTATGTTCTCGACGGCGGCGATCCGGCGAAGCGGCCGATCACTTTTGTCGTCAACGGCGGCCCCGGCGCGGCGTCGGCCTGGCTCGACCTCGGCATGATGGGGCCCTGGCGGCTGAACCTCGGCGAGCAGCCGACCTCGCCTTCGGCGCCGCCGATCACGGTCGATAACGCCGACACCTGGCTCGATTTCACCGATCTCGTTTTTCTTGATCCGCCGGGAACCGGCTACAGCCGGATCCTCTCCAAAAGCGAGACGGCGCGCCATCATCTCTATTCGGTCGAGGGCGATATCGAGGCGCTGTCGGTTGTGATCCGCAAATGGCTCGGCGCGAATAAACGGCTGGAGAGCCCCAAATTCATCGTCGGCGAAAGCTATGGCGGGTTTCGGGCGCCAAAGCTCGTGCGGCGATTACAGGATACCGAAGGCGTCGGCGTCGAGGGACTTGTGCTGATCTCGCCGGTCATCGACTTCGCCTGGTTCGAGGGGACGAATAATCCGCTGCCCTTTGTGACCCACCTGCCTTCGCTGGCCGCCGCCGCGCGCGGCCTGACGGTCGCCGACGCGCGCCAAAGCCTCGCAGACGTCGAAGCCTATGCGGCCGGTCCCTATCTGACCGACCTCGTGCGCGGCGAGCGTGATCCGGCGGCGCTGGCGCGGATCGTCGATAATGTCACGCGCATCACGGGGCTCGACGCGGCTTTCGTGCGCCGTCTTGGCGGGCGCATCGATCCCTTGAGCTTTGCGCGCGAACGCGGCCGCGACGAGGGCAAAATTTCCAGCCGTTATGATTCGAACGTCAGCGCGTTCGATCCTTTCCCGCACTCCGCTTCGACCGACTATTCAGACGCCATTCTCGATGCGGACAAGACTCCGCTAGCGAGCGCGATGGCCGACATCACCGCCAACCGGCTCGGCTGGCCGGTCGACGCGCGCTATGAAATCCTGAATGAATCGGTTAACCGCCAATGGGATTGGGACGGCAAGCGCGACAAAAATCAGTCGCTCAGCGATCTGAAACAAGAGCTGGCGATTGATCCGCGCCTGCGCGTCATCGTCATGCACGGGCTCACCGATCAGGTGACGCCCTATTTCGCCTCGAAACTGCTGATCGATCAGATCCCCCCTTTCGGCGACCCGGACCGCATCTCGCTCAAAATCTATGACGGCGGCCACATGCCCTACCTGCGCGACCAGTCCCGCGCCGCAATGCGGGAGGACGCGCGCAAGCTGATCGAGGGGAAATAA
- a CDS encoding peptidoglycan DD-metalloendopeptidase family protein, with translation MSHIASIYCSRVALRVALIAGAAGLLAGCAGSERMADPFSNPFQTSDAGTDPAPTSSINPLSYHSAAPVTPVQSRPLGAPVAQYSSPATQASRVAAASPPRVSQAVAGWSAAGGTPVSVGPGESASVLANRYGVPVEALVKANGLASAAQVQPGTRIVIPVYNAVGGAAAARVAQAEAAAPAPVRAAESHAQKIKLLKGAPETRLANASEKAQRQTAEKAAAMTHAGKVAVEQESARAAKAAKVAEAPVKTLVAEAPRKVVVAKTEAVAAQPVKTAVLTKQDAARQAKTETPAQETAKAEPEDAAGAPADAAKAGGANPEFRWPARGRIIQAFKLGGNDGINIAVPEGTSVKAAESGVVAYAGNELKGYGNLILIRHPNGFVSAYANNGDIEVKRGETVKRGQVIAKSGQSGNVASPQLHFELRKGATPVDPTLYLAGL, from the coding sequence ATGAGTCACATTGCTTCGATTTATTGCTCACGCGTCGCGTTACGGGTCGCTTTGATCGCTGGCGCCGCGGGCTTGCTCGCCGGCTGCGCGGGATCGGAGCGGATGGCCGATCCGTTCAGCAACCCCTTCCAGACATCGGACGCGGGCACCGATCCGGCGCCGACCTCAAGCATCAACCCGTTGAGCTATCATTCCGCAGCGCCCGTGACGCCGGTGCAGTCCCGCCCCCTCGGAGCACCCGTCGCTCAATATTCCAGCCCCGCCACGCAAGCGTCCCGCGTCGCCGCCGCATCGCCGCCGCGCGTCTCTCAGGCGGTCGCCGGATGGTCAGCGGCAGGGGGAACCCCCGTTTCCGTCGGTCCGGGCGAGAGCGCCTCGGTTCTCGCCAACCGTTATGGCGTGCCTGTCGAGGCTTTGGTCAAGGCCAATGGTCTTGCCTCCGCCGCCCAGGTGCAGCCCGGTACGAGGATCGTGATCCCGGTCTATAATGCGGTCGGCGGAGCGGCAGCGGCCAGGGTCGCGCAGGCCGAGGCCGCCGCCCCGGCTCCGGTCCGGGCCGCCGAGTCCCATGCCCAGAAGATCAAGCTTTTGAAGGGCGCTCCAGAAACGAGGCTCGCGAACGCGAGCGAGAAGGCGCAACGGCAGACGGCGGAAAAGGCGGCCGCGATGACCCATGCGGGCAAGGTCGCCGTGGAGCAGGAAAGCGCGCGAGCCGCCAAAGCCGCCAAAGTCGCCGAAGCGCCGGTCAAGACGCTTGTCGCCGAAGCTCCGAGGAAAGTCGTCGTGGCGAAGACCGAAGCCGTCGCCGCCCAGCCGGTCAAGACCGCGGTTTTGACGAAGCAGGACGCCGCCAGACAGGCAAAGACCGAAACGCCCGCGCAAGAGACGGCGAAGGCCGAGCCCGAGGACGCGGCTGGCGCTCCCGCCGATGCCGCAAAGGCTGGCGGCGCCAATCCGGAATTCCGCTGGCCGGCGCGCGGGCGCATCATCCAGGCCTTCAAGCTGGGCGGCAATGACGGCATCAATATCGCCGTTCCGGAAGGAACCTCGGTCAAGGCGGCCGAAAGCGGCGTCGTCGCTTACGCCGGCAACGAGCTGAAAGGTTATGGCAATCTCATCCTCATCCGCCATCCAAACGGCTTCGTCTCCGCCTACGCCAACAATGGCGACATCGAAGTGAAGCGCGGCGAAACGGTGAAGCGCGGCCAGGTCATCGCCAAATCCGGACAAAGCGGCAATGTCGCCTCGCCGCAACTGCACTTTGAACTGCGCAAGGGCGCGACGCCTGTCGATCCGACGCTTTATCTGGCGGGACTGTGA
- a CDS encoding uracil-DNA glycosylase family protein, whose amino-acid sequence MAQFAADLADVAARIRACRLCRDAPRGASLPHEPRPVLRISSTARLLIAGQAPGVRVHASGLPFNDPSGDRLRQWMNVSRDVFYDERKIAIAPMGFCFPGHTPDKGDLPPRPECRANWHDELFHAMPQIECILAIGRYAQDYHFSRLGRPLPKGALLHELVRRWAEFSGGHPKIIALPHPSWRNSGWLKRNPWFEAEVLPALREEVARMIV is encoded by the coding sequence ATGGCGCAATTCGCGGCGGATCTCGCCGATGTGGCGGCCCGCATTCGAGCGTGCCGCCTCTGCCGCGATGCGCCCCGCGGCGCAAGCCTGCCGCACGAACCGCGTCCGGTGCTGCGGATCTCGTCCACCGCGCGTCTCCTGATCGCGGGCCAGGCGCCGGGCGTGCGGGTGCATGCGAGCGGGCTGCCGTTCAACGACCCATCGGGCGATCGGCTGCGCCAATGGATGAATGTCTCGCGCGATGTTTTCTACGATGAGCGGAAAATCGCCATCGCGCCGATGGGATTTTGCTTTCCCGGCCATACGCCCGACAAGGGCGACCTGCCGCCGCGCCCCGAATGCCGCGCCAATTGGCACGACGAACTTTTTCACGCGATGCCGCAAATCGAATGCATTCTGGCGATCGGCCGATATGCGCAGGACTATCATTTTTCGCGCCTCGGGCGCCCTTTGCCGAAAGGCGCGCTGCTCCATGAGCTCGTGCGGCGCTGGGCGGAGTTTTCCGGCGGGCATCCAAAAATCATCGCGCTGCCGCATCCCTCCTGGCGCAACAGCGGCTGGCTGAAGCGCAATCCTTGGTTCGAGGCGGAGGTCCTGCCGGCTCTGCGCGAGGAAGTCGCGCGAATGATCGTCTGA
- a CDS encoding MBL fold metallo-hydrolase: MKVTVVGSGDAFGTGGRSHTCFKIDSGEAGALVDFGATSIASWKKLGLSFDSIDAIAISHLHGDHFGGLPFLLLDCQFVERRTRPLLLAGPPGLRERLYDTLDNFFPGVSKLNWSFAWRVEEISPGRPTKLGGFSLETFGVIHSAGSISTGLRLSDGQAVFAYSGDTAWTEALFEIGAGADLFVCECYSGVEPITGHMDWPTLKSNLGAFSAKRMVLTHMGASALARRAEMELAGLTPAYDGQIFEV, translated from the coding sequence ATGAAAGTTACGGTTGTTGGATCAGGAGATGCGTTCGGAACGGGCGGACGCTCTCACACCTGCTTCAAGATCGACTCCGGCGAAGCCGGCGCGCTGGTCGATTTTGGCGCGACCTCGATCGCCTCCTGGAAGAAACTCGGCCTCAGTTTCGATTCGATCGACGCGATCGCCATCTCGCATCTTCATGGCGATCATTTCGGGGGTCTTCCCTTCCTGCTGCTCGATTGCCAATTCGTCGAGCGCCGGACCCGCCCGCTGCTGCTCGCAGGGCCGCCGGGGCTAAGGGAAAGGCTCTACGATACGCTCGACAACTTCTTTCCAGGGGTCAGCAAGCTGAACTGGAGCTTTGCATGGCGCGTCGAGGAGATTTCGCCGGGCAGGCCGACGAAACTCGGCGGCTTCAGCCTCGAGACTTTTGGCGTCATCCATTCCGCCGGTTCGATTTCGACGGGACTGCGGCTCAGCGACGGTCAAGCCGTCTTCGCTTATTCAGGCGACACCGCCTGGACAGAAGCCTTGTTTGAGATCGGCGCGGGCGCCGACCTTTTCGTCTGCGAATGTTACTCTGGCGTTGAGCCGATCACCGGTCATATGGATTGGCCGACCCTCAAGTCGAATCTGGGCGCATTCTCGGCGAAGCGCATGGTGCTGACGCATATGGGCGCATCGGCTTTGGCGCGTCGCGCCGAGATGGAGCTCGCAGGGCTGACGCCCGCCTATGACGGACAAATTTTTGAGGTCTGA
- a CDS encoding sensor histidine kinase has protein sequence MTEISADMIAMGSGDSPIAAKSRALSVGFRGSRAAPDASAADPRDFDADLLGLFAEGQRSCAVAMAALGAIFAAIALAWLTVDAVIIWLCLNLTALTLTQLIARRFPRTARSSASALRWRRDFIVAEAVQGVIWAMLVELVGQSGDPAAVACAVVMGLLVAAMAATISPCIPAAAFGVMAPIALTILTFTRQASLSDGTMQLIILACGAQLYFILLARKLYAAAVEALSFQGEKDELIAELEQSKANSDLARRRAEEANLAKSRFLATMSHELRTPLNAILGFSEVMKGELFGAHIVASYKEYSNDIHSSGHHLLMLINEILDLSRIEAGRFELKEEPVALDHIVEDCRHLLMLRAKKRNIAIHEAVEANLPRIWADERALRQVTLNLLSNAIKFTPHGGSIKIRIGWTTTGGQYLAVRDTGPGIPDEEIPIVMSSFGRGALAQKNAEEGSGLGLPIVKGLVELHGGTFTLKSKVHEGTEVIVIFPPGRVIEPSVSPEAELTAARMRRRARREAHSAA, from the coding sequence ATGACAGAAATCTCCGCAGATATGATCGCGATGGGCTCAGGCGATTCCCCTATCGCCGCCAAGTCCCGCGCTCTGTCCGTCGGATTTCGTGGCAGCCGGGCCGCGCCCGACGCAAGCGCGGCCGATCCGCGCGATTTCGACGCCGATTTGCTCGGGCTGTTCGCCGAGGGCCAACGATCCTGCGCCGTCGCAATGGCCGCCCTCGGCGCCATTTTCGCCGCCATCGCGCTGGCGTGGCTCACGGTCGACGCCGTGATTATCTGGCTCTGCCTCAACCTCACGGCGCTCACGCTGACCCAGTTGATTGCCCGGCGATTTCCGCGGACCGCCCGCTCAAGCGCCTCGGCGCTACGCTGGCGGCGCGATTTCATCGTCGCGGAAGCCGTGCAGGGCGTCATCTGGGCGATGCTGGTCGAACTCGTCGGTCAATCGGGCGATCCCGCCGCGGTCGCCTGCGCGGTTGTCATGGGGCTTCTCGTCGCCGCCATGGCCGCCACCATCAGCCCCTGCATTCCCGCCGCAGCTTTCGGCGTCATGGCTCCGATCGCCCTGACGATCCTCACCTTCACGCGTCAGGCGAGCCTTTCCGACGGAACCATGCAGCTCATCATCCTCGCCTGCGGAGCGCAGCTCTATTTCATCCTGCTGGCGCGAAAACTCTACGCGGCCGCGGTTGAAGCATTGTCGTTCCAGGGCGAAAAGGACGAATTGATCGCTGAACTCGAACAGTCAAAAGCCAACAGCGATCTCGCGCGGCGGCGCGCCGAAGAGGCCAATCTCGCCAAATCGCGCTTCCTCGCCACGATGAGCCATGAGCTGCGAACGCCGCTCAACGCCATCCTCGGCTTTTCGGAAGTCATGAAGGGCGAGCTCTTCGGCGCACACATCGTCGCGTCCTACAAGGAATATTCAAACGATATTCATTCCAGCGGCCATCATCTTCTGATGCTCATCAACGAGATTCTCGATCTGTCGCGCATCGAGGCCGGCCGGTTCGAACTGAAGGAAGAGCCGGTCGCGCTGGATCATATCGTCGAGGACTGCCGCCACCTTTTGATGCTGCGCGCCAAAAAGCGCAACATCGCAATCCACGAGGCCGTCGAGGCCAATTTGCCCCGCATCTGGGCGGACGAGAGGGCGCTGCGGCAGGTGACGCTGAACCTGCTCTCGAACGCCATCAAATTCACGCCGCATGGCGGCTCCATCAAGATCCGCATCGGCTGGACGACGACCGGCGGCCAATATCTCGCCGTCCGCGACACCGGCCCAGGCATTCCAGACGAGGAAATCCCCATCGTCATGTCCTCGTTCGGCCGCGGCGCGCTCGCACAAAAGAACGCCGAGGAAGGCTCGGGCCTTGGTCTGCCGATCGTCAAGGGCCTCGTCGAACTGCATGGCGGCACATTCACGCTGAAATCAAAAGTGCATGAAGGCACCGAGGTTATCGTGATTTTTCCACCAGGGCGGGTCATTGAGCCGAGCGTCAGCCCGGAGGCCGAACTCACCGCCGCCAGAATGCGCCGGCGCGCCCGGCGCGAGGCGCATTCGGCAGCTTAA
- the cobT gene encoding nicotinate-nucleotide--dimethylbenzimidazole phosphoribosyltransferase has product MLAEASPFDSIRNLIALMPQASESAAAAVRARQAELTKPQGSLGRLEEIAEFFAAWQGKPIPSLDRPLVAIFAANHGVAAKGVSAYPASVTRAMMENFSSGGAAINQICGAFGLGLKVFDLALDIPTKDITQEPAMEAAAAAATFAFGMEAIAGEVDLLCIGEMGIGNTTIAAAIYHGLYGGVAEDWVGRGTGVDDGALTRKIAAVKAAVALHGPFLDDPLELMRRLGGREIAAMAGAIVAARMQNIPVVLDGYVACAAAAILHALDPRALDHCLAGHVSAEGAHGEVLRRLGKKPLLDLGMRLGEGSGAALAVGVIKAALACHTDMATFAEAHVAGKDEG; this is encoded by the coding sequence ATGCTCGCTGAAGCCTCGCCTTTCGACTCCATCCGCAATCTCATCGCGCTGATGCCGCAAGCCTCGGAAAGCGCCGCGGCCGCCGTGCGCGCGCGCCAGGCCGAACTCACCAAGCCGCAAGGTTCGCTCGGCCGCCTCGAGGAAATCGCCGAATTCTTCGCGGCATGGCAGGGCAAGCCGATCCCTTCGCTCGATCGCCCGCTTGTTGCGATCTTCGCCGCCAATCATGGCGTCGCCGCCAAAGGCGTCTCGGCCTATCCGGCGTCAGTCACCCGCGCCATGATGGAGAATTTTTCTTCCGGCGGCGCTGCGATCAATCAGATCTGTGGCGCCTTCGGCCTTGGCCTCAAGGTGTTCGACCTCGCCCTCGACATTCCAACGAAGGACATCACGCAGGAGCCGGCGATGGAGGCGGCGGCGGCGGCGGCGACCTTCGCCTTCGGAATGGAGGCGATCGCGGGCGAAGTCGATCTCCTCTGTATTGGCGAGATGGGGATCGGCAACACCACCATCGCCGCGGCGATTTATCACGGGCTCTATGGCGGCGTGGCGGAAGATTGGGTTGGGCGCGGAACCGGGGTCGATGACGGCGCGCTGACGCGCAAGATCGCAGCTGTGAAGGCGGCGGTTGCGCTGCACGGGCCATTTCTCGACGATCCATTGGAACTGATGCGGCGCCTCGGCGGACGCGAGATCGCGGCGATGGCCGGCGCGATCGTCGCCGCCCGCATGCAGAACATTCCCGTCGTGCTCGACGGCTATGTCGCCTGCGCCGCCGCCGCCATTCTCCACGCCCTCGATCCGCGCGCGCTCGATCATTGCCTCGCGGGCCATGTCTCGGCCGAAGGCGCGCATGGCGAGGTTTTGCGCCGTCTCGGCAAGAAGCCGCTGCTCGACCTTGGCATGCGGCTCGGGGAGGGGTCTGGCGCGGCGCTCGCTGTCGGCGTGATCAAGGCGGCGCTCGCCTGCCATACGGATATGGCGACCTTCGCAGAGGCTCACGTCGCCGGCAAAGACGAGGGATAG